Proteins encoded within one genomic window of Candidatus Niyogibacteria bacterium:
- the ruvA gene encoding Holliday junction branch migration protein RuvA, translated as MIGRLKGKIIFREQKRLILDVNGVGYALYVSLDAFKKISRQTENQEIIFWTHLHVREDALQLYGFLEKAEVEFFEMLIAISGVGPKSAIGILGIASLDLLKRAIASGDTSYLSKVSGIGRKTAEKIVLELRDKLGRAAGAGSEDAVIKGEEDVFDALQALGYSLREARDVLKEIPPEAEGTEARIRAALKLLNK; from the coding sequence ATGATCGGGCGGCTAAAAGGGAAAATAATATTCAGAGAGCAAAAACGTTTGATTTTGGACGTTAATGGAGTGGGCTATGCGCTTTATGTTTCTCTTGACGCTTTTAAAAAAATATCGCGCCAAACGGAAAATCAGGAAATAATTTTTTGGACTCATCTTCATGTCAGGGAGGACGCCCTTCAGCTTTACGGGTTTTTGGAAAAGGCGGAAGTGGAATTTTTTGAAATGCTGATCGCGATATCCGGCGTGGGCCCTAAATCAGCCATTGGCATTTTAGGCATCGCGTCTCTTGATTTGCTCAAACGCGCGATTGCTTCGGGAGACACTTCTTATCTGTCAAAAGTTTCCGGAATCGGGCGCAAGACCGCTGAAAAAATCGTGCTGGAATTAAGGGATAAGCTGGGCCGCGCCGCGGGCGCCGGCTCGGAAGACGCGGTAATAAAAGGAGAAGAAGACGTGTTTGACGCTCTCCAAGCGCTGGGATATTCTTTACGGGAAGCGAGAGATGTTCTAAAAGAAATTCCGCCGGAGGCAGAAGGAACGGAAGCGCGAATAAGAGCGGCGCTTAAATTATTAAATAAATAA